A segment of the Caretta caretta isolate rCarCar2 chromosome 13, rCarCar1.hap1, whole genome shotgun sequence genome:
agagtccagcggagggcaacgaaaattattaggggactggaacacatgacttacgaggagaggctgagggaactggggttatttagtctgcagaagagaagagtgaggggggatttgatagcagccttcaactacctgaaggggggttccaaaaaggatggacctaggctgttctcagtggtggcagatgacagaacaaggagtaatggtctcaagttgcagtgggggaggtctaggttgactattaggaaacactatttcactaggagggtgatgaagcactggaatgggttacctagggaggtggtggaatctccatccttagaggtttttagggcctggcttgacaaagccctggctgggatgatttagttgatgttggtcctgctttgagcaggggttggactagatgacctcctgaggtcccttccaaccataatattctatgattctatgactacaaGGGAGAAGGCTGCTATATTCCATCCGAGAGGTAGCATGAGTGATCCCCTGGTTTAGTATGTACAGAGCACCCATTGTGGGTTAGACGCAAGTTATCaggttttatttaaaagacacaCTGTGTGATGGTGTGATACTAAGGTGCTACAAGCATGTGTTTTGGGATGACCACATTACTCATAATTGCCAAAGTCCCACCTGAACTAACCGAGACCAAGGAGTGTCCATAAGCACACTACACTGTCATTTATTCTGCATATAACACATACATTGCCGAAAGACTAGTTTCTAAAGTAGGAAAGATTTTATCACAAAGCAGACAggatccctgccctgaggagcttctCCCTTCCTTCATTCTCCTGCAGGATTGTAGTGATGGCCTATCCAGAGAGGAAAGGTCACCACAACCATGACTGTCACAAGTTTTTGCAAGAGCAAAgtcgtgatttaaaaaaaaaatgcaataaataaaaatgcaaagttgCAGGTTTCAGAATTTAATCCTAGCTGGCTAGAGATTAGGTGACCAAAACCAGGGGGTCTTTAGTGCAACACCAGCTTCCAGGCTCCAAGTTCCCCAGGCACAGAGGAGCGGTGTGCAGCGCAGCATCCCGCGGGTTTCCCAGGGCAAGGGAAGCGGTTCCCGAAGCAGGCGGCTCGGGCAGGAAGGGGGCGCAGTGGCCGCGCTGGGGACTCACCTCCCTGGCCGAGCGGATCTGCCTGCGCACCGCCTCCTTGCAGCTGTAGATGGTCTCCCCGAAGCTGGGCTGGAAAAGCGCCTCCACGCGGGTGAGGCCGCGGTACGAGCCGCTGGAGAAGGCcggccagcccagctccagcacgGGCGGCTCCACGTCCGACTGCTCGGGGAAGTAGGTGAGCGAGGAGCAGTCCAGCGAGGCGCTGAGCAAGGGCTCGGCCGCCCCGTTCTCGGCCCCGGCCGGCGGCGCGGCCGCCTGGAGGACGGCCTGGATCTCGAGCTCCGAGAGGAAGCCGGGCACCTTCTCCCGGCGCAGGAAAGCGCGGAAAGCGGCGCGGCCGCCCGCCACCAGCTCCTCCAGCGCCAGCCGCTGCGCCTCGCTGTAGAGCTCGGGCGAGCTCGGCTCCccgcggggccagcggccgggcgCGTCCTCCAGGCACTGGGACTGGTTCGCCATGGGGAGCCGCGGCCGCTGCTAACCACCAGCCCGCAAAGGGCAGCCCCTAAACCAGGCCCTTTATAGGGAGTTTTAAACCCAGCCAACGCCCCCTC
Coding sequences within it:
- the LOC125622683 gene encoding protein FAM83D-B-like isoform X2 — encoded protein: MANQSQCLEDAPGRWPRGEPSSPELYSEAQRLALEELVAGGRAAFRAFLRREKVPGFLSELEIQAVLQAAAPPAGAENGAAEPLLSASLDCSSLTYFPEQSDVEPPVLELGWPAFSSGSYRGLTRVEALFQPSFGETIYSCKEAVRRQIRSAREVIAVVMDTFTDIDIFKDLQEACSKRKVSVYILLDRASFPHFLKMCRNLGVDHEQEKFHMD